From Chroogloeocystis siderophila 5.2 s.c.1, the proteins below share one genomic window:
- a CDS encoding biotin transporter BioY: protein MAVPRQILWSLVGLLLTIGGTFIEAHFTNAPWSWNQYGIQATPLGVTYQIGAVLLVGCLGGKTAGALSQIAYIVLGLTWLPVFYQGGGLNYLNQPNFGYILGFVPGAWICGFLAFKTSNKLESLAFSCLCGLLAIHSTGVGYLILKYIIGAGFTQLTLLEAVLRYSVYSLPGHLIITCAVAVLSYCLRFVMLY, encoded by the coding sequence GTGGCTGTTCCCCGTCAAATACTATGGTCTTTAGTTGGTTTACTCCTCACCATTGGTGGCACTTTTATCGAAGCACATTTTACGAACGCCCCTTGGAGTTGGAACCAGTACGGCATTCAGGCGACTCCTTTAGGAGTAACATATCAAATTGGAGCAGTGCTGCTTGTAGGTTGCTTAGGAGGTAAAACAGCAGGCGCACTTTCTCAAATTGCTTATATCGTGCTTGGCTTAACTTGGCTACCTGTATTTTATCAAGGTGGCGGACTTAACTATCTCAACCAACCTAACTTCGGCTACATACTAGGCTTTGTTCCAGGAGCGTGGATATGTGGTTTTCTTGCCTTTAAAACTTCAAACAAACTAGAGTCACTTGCTTTTAGTTGTTTGTGTGGTCTACTAGCGATTCATTCAACTGGGGTAGGGTATCTTATTTTAAAGTATATTATTGGTGCGGGGTTTACACAGTTAACGCTTTTAGAAGCAGTATTGAGATATTCTGTTTATTCGCTACCAGGACATCTAATTATTACTTGTGCAGTAGCAGTTTTATCTTACTGTTTACGATTCGTTATGTTGTACTAG
- the lspA gene encoding signal peptidase II — protein sequence MRVKNRLFWIVAVISLVIDQLTKFWIVQNFYLSETQPLIEGVFHLTYVTNTGAAFSLFSGKVEWLRWLSLAVSLGLMVLAWFGGVMRTFEQLGYGLILGGALGNGIDRFVAGSVVDFLDFRLIQFPIFNFADVSINIGIICLLIATFAQPKDTPRRNR from the coding sequence ATGCGTGTAAAAAATCGTCTTTTCTGGATCGTTGCTGTTATTAGTTTAGTTATTGACCAATTAACTAAATTTTGGATTGTACAGAACTTTTATTTATCAGAAACCCAACCTCTCATCGAGGGAGTATTTCATCTTACGTATGTCACTAACACTGGTGCAGCGTTTAGCTTATTTAGTGGCAAAGTTGAGTGGTTGCGCTGGCTGTCTTTAGCTGTGAGTTTAGGATTAATGGTATTAGCTTGGTTTGGGGGAGTCATGCGGACTTTTGAACAACTAGGTTATGGGTTAATTTTAGGCGGCGCGCTAGGAAATGGAATTGACCGCTTTGTCGCAGGAAGCGTTGTTGATTTTCTGGATTTTCGCCTGATTCAGTTTCCCATCTTTAATTTTGCCGATGTATCGATTAATATCGGTATTATCTGCTTACTCATTGCCACATTTGCACAGCCAAAAGATACTCCTCGTAGAAATAGATGA
- a CDS encoding transglycosylase domain-containing protein, translating to MNQPQPPRKPQTVFGQVTQAVKTIQAKVDFSKLALKPNARVPELWLQDAGADKAEVYPLLGDRYLLGRSSRSCDIVVRNPVVSQIHLSISRDPKRRSPFVIKDENSTNGIYRGKRRISSLALRHGDMITLGPPELAAAVRLQYVDPPPWYVQAINWCAYGIGGVTLLLALGIGIEWTKFSVVPLPGATQAPVVVYARDGETPLRPPRTTSHVDLPRLSDFSPYLPDAVLASEDSRFNWHFGVDPIGILRAIVVNVRDREFQQGASTVTQQVARSLFRDYVGSEDSLGRKLREAIVALKLETFYSKDFLLRTYLNRIYLGGDTLGFEDAARYYFDKAAKDLTLTEAATLVGILPAPNSFNFCGDAQSHQSIIDYRNRVLTRMLAQGRISAEEANRARRSPVDVSRRVCEEQANTIAPYFYSYVFQELRQILGEQLAREGNFIIETQLDPKMQAQAETALRDAVSNSGGAYRFSQGAIVTLDANTGAVLALVGGTDYKTSQFNRATQAQRQPGSTFKLFAYTAAVEQGISPYKAYSCAPVSWRGQRYRGCERSSGSIDMYAGLALSENSVALRVAQDVGLDRVVRMARRLGVKSPLNPVPGLVLGQSETNVLEMTGAFAAIANSGVWNRPHLISRILDSSDCSDRQNLKTCREIYSFEQSNDANIQAIPPNVAETMTSMLRSVVQRGTGRSAALGLGVAGKTGTTDDNRDLWFIGFIPDRQLVTGVWLGNDNSSPTAGSSAIAAQLWGNYMRQVVQ from the coding sequence ATGAATCAACCCCAACCACCGCGCAAACCACAAACCGTTTTCGGACAGGTAACTCAAGCAGTAAAAACGATTCAAGCCAAAGTAGATTTTTCCAAACTAGCCCTCAAACCAAATGCTAGAGTGCCTGAGCTTTGGTTACAGGATGCAGGGGCTGATAAAGCTGAAGTTTATCCATTGCTTGGTGATCGCTATCTTCTCGGTCGCAGTTCGCGCTCTTGTGATATTGTCGTCCGCAATCCGGTTGTCAGCCAGATTCATCTATCGATTTCCCGCGATCCGAAGCGGCGATCGCCTTTTGTGATCAAAGACGAAAACTCGACGAATGGTATCTATCGCGGTAAACGACGCATTTCATCGCTAGCACTGCGTCACGGAGATATGATTACACTGGGTCCGCCAGAACTCGCGGCGGCGGTGAGGCTACAATACGTCGATCCGCCACCTTGGTATGTTCAGGCAATTAATTGGTGCGCGTATGGTATTGGTGGCGTGACGCTGCTTTTGGCGCTGGGAATTGGAATTGAATGGACAAAGTTTTCTGTTGTGCCTTTACCAGGTGCGACACAAGCGCCCGTTGTTGTTTATGCGCGTGATGGAGAAACGCCCTTACGTCCACCGCGAACAACTTCCCATGTTGATTTACCACGCCTATCAGACTTTTCACCTTATTTACCCGATGCGGTTCTTGCTTCCGAAGATAGTCGCTTTAATTGGCATTTTGGCGTCGATCCGATTGGAATTCTGCGCGCCATTGTCGTGAATGTGCGCGATCGCGAGTTTCAACAAGGTGCAAGTACTGTGACGCAACAAGTTGCGCGAAGCTTGTTTCGCGATTATGTCGGATCCGAAGATTCTTTAGGACGCAAACTGCGCGAAGCGATCGTCGCGCTGAAGCTGGAAACGTTTTATAGTAAAGACTTTTTACTACGAACTTACTTAAACCGAATTTATCTAGGTGGAGACACCTTAGGTTTTGAGGATGCTGCACGATACTACTTTGACAAAGCGGCGAAAGATTTAACTTTAACCGAAGCCGCAACTTTAGTCGGAATTTTGCCCGCCCCGAACAGCTTCAACTTTTGTGGTGATGCGCAAAGTCATCAAAGTATTATCGATTACCGCAATCGTGTACTAACTCGAATGCTCGCGCAGGGTAGAATTAGTGCGGAAGAAGCAAATCGCGCGCGGCGATCGCCTGTAGATGTCAGCCGTCGCGTGTGTGAAGAACAAGCCAACACAATCGCGCCCTACTTTTATAGTTACGTCTTTCAGGAACTCAGGCAAATCTTGGGCGAGCAACTTGCACGCGAAGGTAATTTTATTATTGAAACGCAGCTAGACCCCAAAATGCAAGCCCAAGCAGAAACTGCACTACGCGACGCGGTAAGTAACAGTGGCGGAGCGTATCGTTTTTCGCAAGGCGCAATCGTCACGCTTGATGCTAATACAGGTGCAGTATTAGCACTTGTCGGCGGGACTGACTACAAAACAAGTCAATTTAACCGTGCTACGCAAGCACAAAGACAGCCAGGTTCAACGTTCAAGTTATTTGCTTATACCGCCGCCGTTGAGCAGGGAATTTCCCCTTACAAAGCTTATTCGTGTGCGCCTGTTTCTTGGAGAGGTCAGAGGTATCGTGGATGCGAACGCTCTAGTGGTAGTATTGATATGTATGCTGGGCTAGCACTGTCTGAAAACTCGGTTGCTTTACGTGTCGCTCAAGATGTGGGATTAGATCGGGTAGTGCGGATGGCAAGGCGGCTAGGTGTAAAATCGCCGCTCAATCCTGTACCTGGTTTGGTCTTAGGACAAAGCGAAACGAATGTTCTCGAAATGACAGGCGCGTTTGCTGCTATTGCTAACAGTGGCGTATGGAATCGTCCGCACTTGATCAGTCGCATTTTAGACAGCAGCGATTGTAGCGATCGCCAAAACTTAAAAACTTGCCGTGAGATTTATTCTTTTGAGCAGAGTAATGATGCGAATATTCAGGCAATCCCCCCTAATGTAGCTGAGACAATGACTTCGATGTTACGCAGTGTTGTCCAGCGTGGGACAGGAAGAAGCGCCGCATTAGGTTTAGGTGTTGCCGGAAAAACTGGTACAACCGATGATAATCGCGATTTGTGGTTTATTGGTTTTATTCCTGATCGCCAACTTGTAACCGGCGTCTGGTTAGGGAACGACAATAGTTCTCCCACAGCAGGTAGCAGCGCGATCGCGGCACAATTATGGGGTAACTATATGCGTCAAGTTGTCCAGTAA